From the Sebastes umbrosus isolate fSebUmb1 chromosome 23, fSebUmb1.pri, whole genome shotgun sequence genome, the window CAGCTAATGAGAACTCTGTAAGACAATCCGTTAACAACCATGAACAACAAATGTCGAATTTGAAGAATAATACTGGACTGCAGCAAAGACGGCATTTGAATTGTGCCTCATTAGCCTGTACCAGTTCTGCAGCACTTAAGGGAGTCGCAGCAAAGATATTTCCTTTACAGGATCAGTGTTCTTCTGTGACTGTGAGCAAAAAGCAGGCATCTAACCCACTGTTGGTGGCCTTACTGAATGGAAATCCTTCAGATTCCAAATCCTTTACCACCCCGTCTTTTCTGTCAGAGGAGATTAATGGCAACACTGAACTCAATactattcctcatttttcagaTGCAAGACACCGCAAAGGTCAGCAAGTCAAAAGTTTACAAGCTGCTCTAAACTGTAGAATGACTAGAACACAAAACCCAGATCATTCAAGAGGAACTCCTTCCAGCCCCCATCAGCAGCAGGTCTTCCCTCCGTCTCTCAGCAGTCAGTCATCCACAGACAACGTCTCTCCAGTTGGAGAGACGGAACCACCTACAGATGCAGAAATAAAGGAATATATTGACCGAAAGTACACATATTATCTGACTGTTGTAaatcagaaagagagaaattatAGACATAATGCGTGGGACGGGAACTCCACACTGCAGTCTGACGACACCATGCCAAACAGTATTGCCCATCTCCCCATAACCTCTGCCTCTGACAAAGCTGTGGAGAGGCAAAGTCTCCACTCTGCTATGATTGAGGAGTGCACTGCAGCAGTTGAAAAGGACAGTTCAAAGGACAGCAAAGCCAACGTTGAGTTAACACCCAAGTTTAAAGAGACAGATCGTTGTGCTACATATGCATCAATGATACATTCAACAGGTACACTAGTCTCTGCTCTAGGCAACTCAAAATGTGCTCCTAAAAGGGAATTTGTTAAGAAGACTGCATCGGTAGATTTAGATTTTTCACCAGTTGATAAAATTCAGATTACTAATATAGTATCAATTGCTGCAAACCAAAGTGAATGGCTAAGCGACCAAACAAGTGATGAAGGTGCGAGGGAGGATGCAGGCTCTGTGCATTCACAAACTGATTTATGCATAGCACTTTATGAAAACACAATCAAAGAGCATGCCACTCAATCTGAAAGAGAGGGCGAGGAAGCACGACCAAAATATGAGGACATTTCGGACGATGATGCGTCACAGATGGTCACAACCCTCCCAGACACAGAGCATGGAGGATTAAGCATTTCAGCATGGATTAAAGCCTCACAGTATGAAGATGTAAGTGACGCTGACAGTCCACAGTATGAAGATGTAAGTGACGCTGACAGTCCACAGAATGAGTATATGACTGTGGACACATCTCAAGTACCTGATCCCAAAGATGAGCAGTCACcatttgaaaatgaacatgtgCACGGTCAGGCTCAGAGGAAGACAGAAATCACTCCAGATGAGGAAGCGATTCCAAAGCAGCAGGTTTCACTAAAGACAGAAACACTTGAAATAGCACAGCATTGTTCTTGTTCATGTTTTGTTGAAACTGATTACGGTTTTGAAGATCTATCATGTCCTAAATGTAACCGTGAAACACGAACAAACCACTTTGTTTCAAATAGTCCTTCCTCTGTTTTGCAAGCTGAAGATAACACTGATGATGAGACTGAAGATGAGACTGATGTTGAGGCTGAAGATGAGACTGATGATGAGACTGATGATGATATGGATTATGACTGTTTAACTATAAGCATGTTAGACCTTAAATTTGAACCAGAAGATGAAGACCAGGATAGCCTAGAAAAAAATGCGCTAGAAGTTGGGGAAACAGAAGACGAAGAAAGACTGCATGACACAAGTCCAACACCTCCGAAACCAGTACTAGCTTTTGATTTTCCCCAGCTGCCGGTGTACGACACAAAAGAGAGCTTTATACAAGCTATGACATGTAGATTTGAGGTGGCATCAGGCGAGAGCACACCTGAACATGAAATGGTCTCTGAGGAAGCTCAGAACAGGAGACGGTCTGTAGACAGCTGTGAAACTGAAGACAGTTGTGATTACTCATCTGCATCGGAACACAACTATTTGACAGTATCCAGGAAGATGTTGAGGAAGAGGTCAGCACCTCAGCCATCAGAGACTGATGTATCCGCGTCTGAAAAAGAGGGCGAAGGCGATGAGTTTGCAAATATGCAAAAAGGTCAAACCAGGAGCTTGGACAAGTCTGGCTGTATGCAAAACCACAGACGACTGATTGAAGCCAGAGCTGGCTGCTCTAAGCATGTTCAACCCGAGACCAATAGACAACAGATTTCAACAAAGGATGATGTAATAGTCATAGTTTCTGACACGGAGGATGAAGGTGATCACTACTGCAAAAAGgcaaaaagacagagaaaagaaaaaagaatctTGTTCTCTTCAGCCTCAGAGGACAGTGGAGATGCCCCATGTAGTCAACAAAAGAGACATTTGCCTGGAACTGTGGGCCGTCAGTGTGGAACTGTTAAAGAAAAGCTTCCAGAAAACAGACTGCCATCTGCAGACTCATCAGCACCTCAGCACCGATCTAACCATGATACACCGACTGAAGAAATGCTGCAGGATGCAAGCTCTGACCTGTCACACAGTGCAGGACAGATTAAAACCAAAGCTGCCTCTGAACATGTTGAAGGTGTAATAAATGTTGACTCTGACACCGAGGATGACAATgaccaaaaatacaaaaagccaAGCACGATGAGATTTTTCTCTTCAGAGTCGGACAGTGGCGATGCCCCGTGTGTTGAACCTGAAACCAGACTGTCTTCTGCAGACTCATCACTGCCACAGCGCCAGTCTAAACTTCATGATACACAGTTAAAAGACGTGATGCCGGATGCATGCTCTGACCTGTCGCACAATAGGAAAAAGAGTGGACTGCCAATTGAAGCTAAAGGTGGCTCTGCCCATGTTCGACACAAGGCCGACAGACAAACGGTATCAAAAAAAAGAGTAGTTTTCCACGATTCTGTGGTTAAAAAAGGCCATTTCAGCAAAAAGAAGGAAGATAAAAAAGGAATCTCATCAGGATCAGGGGACAGTAGTGGTGATTTATTTGCCACAAAAAGCAGACGGTCAACTGAAACTGTGAACCGTTTTTGTGGAACTGCTAacgaaaagcctaaaaaaaacagactgtcATCTGAAGACTCGCCAGAGCAGCAGCCCCGGTCTGTGGACATGGAGGTAGACTCTACTTTGGGTCGCTATATTGTGAAGCCTTCTCGACCAACTGAATCCTTGATACTTTCAAAAGAACCTAGAGTCCACAGGCAGGGTAAAGATGGAACAAAGAATAACGTTCAGGCCAACGTACCAAAACCCAGAATATCAAGACAACTTTCCTCACATAGGCAGGAAGGCCCATCTACCTCCTTCAGTAACTTGTCTtccacaagtggacagctttctGAAGCCAGACGAAGCTCAGCTTCCTCAAGAGGTTTGTCTCCGTCTGGAGAAACCTCCGCCTCCTCTAGTCTTCCTTTATCTAAGCAGAGCACATCTATTCCCAGACAATATTCGCCTTTGTCCAAACTACAGCGTTCTCACTCTTATCGCAACCCCTCAACATCATCTTCTGCAACCATGCCATTATCGGCAAAGGAACAACTGAAAAAAGACTGGAAGGACAGCTTTTACCCAACCATGAGGGACAAAAAACACAGCATGAGGACGGAGGAGGAAGCTAGACCAGGACCTAGTCACCATTACAAGACACCCAGACAGAGGCACAAGTCTGAACCCCAACTGTCGAAGAGGGCTAGGAGTGTGGCCATACAGAGGACAAAGGACATAAATCCATATGCCCCAAAAGAAAGTGTGTTCTTTTGAAGTCTCtacaatgtatttttaattgTCCTTAATTAATTCAGATAGTTCTTTTTGAATGTGTCTAATTAGAATACATGTTCCCAACCCCTATTCTTATTGTAGGATGCCCTGTGGGTGAAGGTTACAAGTGGTCAATGAAGCCAACAGtggtaaagcaaaaaaaaaggtgatacTTAACATTTCCCTAACATGGTTTTAGGACCCCCTCGAAAACGAGATGCTACATCTCAAGG encodes:
- the LOC119482534 gene encoding dentin sialophosphoprotein-like isoform X3; translated protein: MSNLKNNTGLQQRRHLNCASLACTSSAALKGVAAKIFPLQDQCSSVTVSKKQASNPLLVALLNGNPSDSKSFTTPSFLSEEINGNTELNTIPHFSDARHRKGQQVKSLQAALNCRMTRTQNPDHSRGTPSSPHQQQVFPPSLSSQSSTDNVSPVGETEPPTDAEIKEYIDRKYTYYLTVVNQKERNYRHNAWDGNSTLQSDDTMPNSIAHLPITSASDKAVERQSLHSAMIEECTAAVEKDSSKDSKANVELTPKFKETDRCATYASMIHSTGTLVSALGNSKCAPKREFVKKTASVDLDFSPVDKIQITNIVSIAANQSEWLSDQTSDEGAREDAGSVHSQTDLCIALYENTIKEHATQSEREGEEARPKYEDISDDDASQMVTTLPDTEHGGLSISAWIKASQYEDVSDADSPQYEDVSDADSPQNEYMTVDTSQVPDPKDEQSPFENEHVHGQAQRKTEITPDEEAIPKQQVSLKTETLEIAQHCSCSCFVETDYGFEDLSCPKCNRETRTNHFVSNSPSSVLQAEDNTDDETEDETDVEAEDETDDETDDDMDYDCLTISMLDLKFEPEDEDQDSLEKNALEVGETEDEERLHDTSPTPPKPVLAFDFPQLPVYDTKESFIQAMTCRFEVASGESTPEHEMVSEEAQNRRRSVDSCETEDSCDYSSASEHNYLTVSRKMLRKRSAPQPSETDVSASEKEGEGDEFANMQKGQTRSLDKSGCMQNHRRLIEARAGCSKHVQPETNRQQISTKDDVIVIVSDTEDEGDHYCKKAKRQRKEKRILFSSASEDSGDAPCSQQKRHLPGTVGRQCGTVKEKLPENRLPSADSSAPQHRSNHDTPTEEMLQDASSDLSHSAGQIKTKAASEHVEGVINVDSDTEDDNDQKYKKPSTMRFFSSESDSGDAPCVEPETRLSSADSSLPQRQSKLHDTQLKDVMPDACSDLSHNRKKSGLPIEAKGGSAHVRHKADRQTVSKKRVVFHDSVVKKGHFSKKKEDKKGISSGSGDSSGDLFATKSRRSTETVNRFCGTANEKPKKNRLSSEDSPEQQPRSVDMEVHSTLGSNPVIPRYIVKCSPSNTSLILLKEPRVHRRGKDGTRSSQTSTASSKKTDSREKNKAPLHRNKPVNDRHHATKHNVQANVPKPRISRQLSSHRQEGPSTSFSSLSSTSSASSRGLSSSGETSASSSLPSSKQSTSIPRQYLPLSKLQRSHSYGSPSTSSSATMPLSAKEQLNKDWKDSFFPTKRDKKHSVRIEEDFKATNDTLWEVRPGPSPHDKTPRQRHKSEPPLLKKIKIVALQRTKDINRDAPKQRCTVGEGYKWSKKPTVAMPTKGSSREGKKCRSPPRPHR
- the LOC119482534 gene encoding uncharacterized protein LOC119482534 isoform X6, which produces MSNLKNNTGLQQRRHLNCASLACTSSAALKGVAAKIFPLQDQCSSVTVSKKQASNPLLVALLNGNPSDSKSFTTPSFLSEEINGNTELNTIPHFSDARHRKGQQVKSLQAALNCRMTRTQNPDHSRGTPSSPHQQQVFPPSLSSQSSTDNVSPVGETEPPTDAEIKEYIDRKYTYYLTVVNQKERNYRHNAWDGNSTLQSDDTMPNSIAHLPITSASDKAVERQSLHSAMIEECTAAVEKDSSKDSKANVELTPKFKETDRCATYASMIHSTGTLVSALGNSKCAPKREFVKKTASVDLDFSPVDKIQITNIVSIAANQSEWLSDQTSDEGAREDAGSVHSQTDLCIALYENTIKEHATQSEREGEEARPKYEDISDDDASQMVTTLPDTEHGGLSISAWIKASQYEDVSDADSPQYEDVSDADSPQNEYMTVDTSQVPDPKDEQSPFENEHVHGQAQRKTEITPDEEAIPKQQVSLKTETLEIAQHCSCSCFVETDYGFEDLSCPKCNRETRTNHFVSNSPSSVLQAEDNTDDETEDETDVEAEDETDDETDDDMDYDCLTISMLDLKFEPEDEDQDSLEKNALEVGETEDEERLHDTSPTPPKPVLAFDFPQLPVYDTKESFIQAMTCRFEVASGESTPEHEMVSEEAQNRRRSVDSCETEDSCDYSSASEHNYLTVSRKMLRKRSAPQPSETDVSASEKEGEGDEFANMQKGQTRSLDKSGCMQNHRRLIEARAGCSKHVQPETNRQQISTKDDVIVIVSDTEDEGDHYCKKAKRQRKEKRILFSSASEDSGDAPCSQQKRHLPGTVGRQCGTVKEKLPENRLPSADSSAPQHRSNHDTPTEEMLQDASSDLSHSAGQIKTKAASEHVEGVINVDSDTEDDNDQKYKKPSTMRFFSSESDSGDAPCVEPETRLSSADSSLPQRQSKLHDTQLKDVMPDACSDLSHNRKKSGLPIEAKGGSAHVRHKADRQTVSKKRVVFHDSVVKKGHFSKKKEDKKGISSGSGDSSGDLFATKSRRSTETVNRFCGTANEKPKKNRLSSEDSPEQQPRSVDMEVDSTLGRYIVKPSRPTESLILSKEPRVHRQGKDGTKNNVQANVPKPRISRQLSSHRQEGPSTSFSNLSSTSGQLSEARRSSASSRGLSPSGETSASSSLPLSKQSTSIPRQYSPLSKLQRSHSYRNPSTSSSATMPLSAKEQLKKDWKDSFYPTMRDKKHSMRTEEEARPGPSHHYKTPRQRHKSEPQLSKRARSVAIQRTKDINPYAPKERCPVGEGYKWSMKPTVVKQKKRFQQEGEEV
- the LOC119482534 gene encoding uncharacterized protein LOC119482534 isoform X7 codes for the protein MSNLKNNTGLQQRRHLNCASLACTSSAALKGVAAKIFPLQDQCSSVTVSKKQASNPLLVALLNGNPSDSKSFTTPSFLSEEINGNTELNTIPHFSDARHRKGQQVKSLQAALNCRMTRTQNPDHSRGTPSSPHQQQVFPPSLSSQSSTDNVSPVGETEPPTDAEIKEYIDRKYTYYLTVVNQKERNYRHNAWDGNSTLQSDDTMPNSIAHLPITSASDKAVERQSLHSAMIEECTAAVEKDSSKDSKANVELTPKFKETDRCATYASMIHSTGTLVSALGNSKCAPKREFVKKTASVDLDFSPVDKIQITNIVSIAANQSEWLSDQTSDEGAREDAGSVHSQTDLCIALYENTIKEHATQSEREGEEARPKYEDISDDDASQMVTTLPDTEHGGLSISAWIKASQYEDVSDADSPQYEDVSDADSPQNEYMTVDTSQVPDPKDEQSPFENEHVHGQAQRKTEITPDEEAIPKQQVSLKTETLEIAQHCSCSCFVETDYGFEDLSCPKCNRETRTNHFVSNSPSSVLQAEDNTDDETEDETDVEAEDETDDETDDDMDYDCLTISMLDLKFEPEDEDQDSLEKNALEVGETEDEERLHDTSPTPPKPVLAFDFPQLPVYDTKESFIQAMTCRFEVASGESTPEHEMVSEEAQNRRRSVDSCETEDSCDYSSASEHNYLTVSRKMLRKRSAPQPSETDVSASEKEGEGDEFANMQKGQTRSLDKSGCMQNHRRLIEARAGCSKHVQPETNRQQISTKDDVIVIVSDTEDEGDHYCKKAKRQRKEKRILFSSASEDSGDAPCSQQKRHLPGTVGRQCGTVKEKLPENRLPSADSSAPQHRSNHDTPTEEMLQDASSDLSHSAGQIKTKAASEHVEGVINVDSDTEDDNDQKYKKPSTMRFFSSESDSGDAPCVEPETRLSSADSSLPQRQSKLHDTQLKDVMPDACSDLSHNRKKSGLPIEAKGGSAHVRHKADRQTVSKKRVVFHDSVVKKGHFSKKKEDKKGISSGSGDSSGDLFATKSRRSTETVNRFCGTANEKPKKNRLSSEDSPEQQPRSVDMEVDSTLGRYIVKPSRPTESLILSKEPRVHRQGKDGTKNNVQANVPKPRISRQLSSHRQEGPSTSFSNLSSTSGQLSEARRSSASSRGLSPSGETSASSSLPLSKQSTSIPRQYSPLSKLQRSHSYRNPSTSSSATMPLSAKEQLKKDWKDSFYPTMRDKKHSMRTEEEARPGPSHHYKTPRQRHKSEPQLSKRARSVAIQRTKDINPYAPKESSSRKGKKCRSRPRPHR
- the LOC119482534 gene encoding dentin sialophosphoprotein-like isoform X8, encoding MTRTQNPDHSRGTPSSPHQQQVFPPSLSSQSSTDNVSPVGETEPPTDAEIKEYIDRKYTYYLTVVNQKERNYRHNAWDGNSTLQSDDTMPNSIAHLPITSASDKAVERQSLHSAMIEECTAAVEKDSSKDSKANVELTPKFKETDRCATYASMIHSTGTLVSALGNSKCAPKREFVKKTASVDLDFSPVDKIQITNIVSIAANQSEWLSDQTSDEGAREDAGSVHSQTDLCIALYENTIKEHATQSEREGEEARPKYEDISDDDASQMVTTLPDTEHGGLSISAWIKASQYEDVSDADSPQYEDVSDADSPQNEYMTVDTSQVPDPKDEQSPFENEHVHGQAQRKTEITPDEEAIPKQQVSLKTETLEIAQHCSCSCFVETDYGFEDLSCPKCNRETRTNHFVSNSPSSVLQAEDNTDDETEDETDVEAEDETDDETDDDMDYDCLTISMLDLKFEPEDEDQDSLEKNALEVGETEDEERLHDTSPTPPKPVLAFDFPQLPVYDTKESFIQAMTCRFEVASGESTPEHEMVSEEAQNRRRSVDSCETEDSCDYSSASEHNYLTVSRKMLRKRSAPQPSETDVSASEKEGEGDEFANMQKGQTRSLDKSGCMQNHRRLIEARAGCSKHVQPETNRQQISTKDDVIVIVSDTEDEGDHYCKKAKRQRKEKRILFSSASEDSGDAPCSQQKRHLPGTVGRQCGTVKEKLPENRLPSADSSAPQHRSNHDTPTEEMLQDASSDLSHSAGQIKTKAASEHVEGVINVDSDTEDDNDQKYKKPSTMRFFSSESDSGDAPCVEPETRLSSADSSLPQRQSKLHDTQLKDVMPDACSDLSHNRKKSGLPIEAKGGSAHVRHKADRQTVSKKRVVFHDSVVKKGHFSKKKEDKKGISSGSGDSSGDLFATKSRRSTETVNRFCGTANEKPKKNRLSSEDSPEQQPRSVDMEVHSTLGSNPVIPRYIVKCSPSNTSLILLKEPRVHRRGKDGTRSSQTSTASSKKTDSREKNKAPLHRNKPVNDRHHATKHNVQANVPKPRISRQLSSHRQEGPSTSFSSLSSTSSASSRGLSSSGETSASSSLPSSKQSTSIPRQYLPLSKLQRSHSYGSPSTSSSATMPLSAKEQLNKDWKDSFFPTKRDKKHSVRIEEDFKATNDTLWEVRPGPSPHDKTPRQRHKSEPPLLKKIKIVALQRTKDINRDAPKQRCTVGEGYKWSKKPTVAMPTKGSSREGKKCRSPPRPHR
- the LOC119482534 gene encoding dentin sialophosphoprotein-like isoform X4, encoding MSNLKNNTGLQQRRHLNCASLACTSSAALKGVAAKIFPLQDQCSSVTVSKKQASNPLLVALLNGNPSDSKSFTTPSFLSEEINGNTELNTIPHFSDARHRKGQQVKSLQAALNCRMTRTQNPDHSRGTPSSPHQQQVFPPSLSSQSSTDNVSPVGETEPPTDAEIKEYIDRKYTYYLTVVNQKERNYRHNAWDGNSTLQSDDTMPNSIAHLPITSASDKAVERQSLHSAMIEECTAAVEKDSSKDSKANVELTPKFKETDRCATYASMIHSTGTLVSALGNSKCAPKREFVKKTASVDLDFSPVDKIQITNIVSIAANQSEWLSDQTSDEGAREDAGSVHSQTDLCIALYENTIKEHATQSEREGEEARPKYEDISDDDASQMVTTLPDTEHGGLSISAWIKASQYEDVSDADSPQYEDVSDADSPQNEYMTVDTSQVPDPKDEQSPFENEHVHGQAQRKTEITPDEEAIPKQQVSLKTETLEIAQHCSCSCFVETDYGFEDLSCPKCNRETRTNHFVSNSPSSVLQAEDNTDDETDDETDDDMDYDCLTISMLDLKFEPEDEDQDSLEKNALEVGETEDEERLHDTSPTPPKPVLAFDFPQLPVYDTKESFIQAMTCRFEVASGESTPEHEMVSEEAQNRRRSVDSCETEDSCDYSSASEHNYLTVSRKMLRKRSAPQPSETDVSASEKEGEGDEFANMQKGQTRSLDKSGCMQNHRRLIEARAGCSKHVQPETNRQQISTKDDVIVIVSDTEDEGDHYCKKAKRQRKEKRILFSSASEDSGDAPCSQQKRHLPGTVGRQCGTVKEKLPENRLPSADSSAPQHRSNHDTPTEEMLQDASSDLSHSAGQIKTKAASEHVEGVINVDSDTEDDNDQKYKKPSTMRFFSSESDSGDAPCVEPETRLSSADSSLPQRQSKLHDTQLKDVMPDACSDLSHNRKKSGLPIEAKGGSAHVRHKADRQTVSKKRVVFHDSVVKKGHFSKKKEDKKGISSGSGDSSGDLFATKSRRSTETVNRFCGTANEKPKKNRLSSEDSPEQQPRSVDMEVHSTLGSNPVIPRYIVKCSPSNTSLILLKEPRVHRRGKDGTRSSQTSTASSKKTDSREKNKAPLHRNKPVNDRHHATKHNVQANVPKPRISRQLSSHRQEGPSTSFSSLSSTSSASSRGLSSSGETSASSSLPSSKQSTSIPRQYLPLSKLQRSHSYGSPSTSSSATMPLSAKEQLNKDWKDSFFPTKRDKKHSVRIEEDFKATNDTLWEVRPGPSPHDKTPRQRHKSEPPLLKKIKIVALQRTKDINRDAPKQRCTVGEGYKWSKKPTVAMPTKGSSREGKKCRSPPRPHR